Proteins co-encoded in one Pieris napi chromosome 10, ilPieNapi1.2, whole genome shotgun sequence genomic window:
- the LOC125053141 gene encoding eukaryotic translation initiation factor 1A, X-chromosomal, whose product MPKNKGKGGKNRRRGKNENETEKRELVFKEDGQEYAQVTKMLGNGRLEAMCFDGIKRLCHIRGKLRKKVWINQGDIILIGLRDYQDAKADVILKYTPDEARNLKTYGEFPETVRINETVVYSVDGLDEDIEFGDEVSSDDEADPVDAV is encoded by the coding sequence ATGCCGAAAAACAAAGGAAAAGGAGGTAAAAACAGGAGGAGAGGAAAGAACGAGAATGAAACTGAAAAACGTGAGTTAGTTTTCAAAGAAGACGGTCAGGAGTACGCCCAAGTCACAAAGATGCTCGGTAATGGCCGCTTGGAGGCCATGTGCTTTGATGGCATTAAACGTCTCTGCCACATCAGAGGGAAACTTAGGAAAAAGGTTTGGATAAACCAAggagatattatattaattggtTTACGAGATTATCAAGACGCCAAGGCTGAcgtcatattaaaatatacaccCGATGAAGCAAGGAACCTTAAAACTTACGGTGAATTCCCAGAGACTGTACGTATTAATGAAACGGTTGTTTATTCCGTGGATGGTTTGGATGAAGACATTGAGTTTGGAGATGAAGTCAGCTCAGATGATGAAGCTGATCCTGTTGATGCAGTCTAA